Proteins encoded within one genomic window of Halorussus salilacus:
- a CDS encoding DUF7322 domain-containing protein: MPTDDPFEDPFDDADQAEIDLRPDDPAEGLRPDPPRVGGLSEQDADPDLKRQFWTLVLLFNVALFAASLGLMLVGFEGRWRVGGALFAVGVVAFARGWFRYRSVRED, encoded by the coding sequence GTGCCGACCGACGACCCGTTCGAGGACCCGTTCGACGACGCCGACCAGGCCGAAATAGACCTTCGCCCCGACGACCCCGCAGAGGGCCTCCGGCCAGACCCTCCGAGGGTGGGGGGCCTCTCCGAGCAGGACGCCGACCCCGACCTCAAGCGCCAGTTCTGGACGCTGGTCCTGCTGTTCAACGTCGCGCTGTTCGCCGCGAGCCTCGGGCTGATGCTCGTTGGGTTCGAGGGGAGGTGGCGGGTCGGCGGGGCGCTGTTCGCGGTCGGCGTCGTCGCCTTCGCCCGCGGGTGGTTCCGCTACAGGTCCGTCCGGGAGGACTAA
- a CDS encoding DUF7331 family protein, protein MSDHANPGDELDRAEAALPEADGQTEATVEAYDTDDGVVFYDSQNPLAWLKAGSTLTLDEQT, encoded by the coding sequence ATGTCCGACCACGCCAACCCCGGCGACGAGCTGGACCGTGCGGAAGCCGCGCTTCCCGAAGCCGACGGGCAGACGGAGGCGACCGTCGAAGCCTACGATACGGACGACGGCGTCGTATTCTACGACTCCCAGAATCCGCTGGCGTGGTTGAAAGCGGGGAGCACGCTGACGCTCGACGAGCAGACCTAA
- a CDS encoding DNA polymerase domain-containing protein — translation MSNPGSDERQSDLHRFTDGGDGGRDVEAEARAVAGSDTQRADTVVDADDWLPEPTGEVEMAVTQVDYTIEGSGDDEAPVMHVFGRTSDNELEHVRAFGFRPYFYAPTDSLDAPPEEEFDRLTGSETTDENGDPYESIRGERLTKIFGQTPRDVGNVRDHFDHYEADILFPNRFLIDKDINSGIRVPERRGEDGDLYVPHEEVVAAEVDADPRVNYFDIEVDDRSGFPEDGEERIVCLTSFDSYDDTYVAWLYDAPDGDAAVPENLSDYDPIEDADIDVEVRTFDDERAMLEAFLDYIDETDPDILTGWNCLPADSEIQMADGTEKEIQNVEIGDEIVGSEDQKTTTARVTNKWRSEKEVLEFGLADGTTLRSSEEHRIMVGDDETVDWKEGGEIEPGDYVLKPRKFRVESTTVPTMEELVPAEKQRFDDKEAISELKDELPYGAVTELSSEFDVSKEVLYHPETSVWDVERYVHASNQYDVPVPDGGTVYKRTGADLNRELTERELYLAGLVLTDGTMSTEYGIRFYNTRTELHEQFPGENALQPDGKGCYKQNVLDYATMYAFHGLGIPFGNKNDGEVDFSTVYQLPEKYIAQFLAGVIDGDGCISHNITVAAENRSIGRWYAKLFRRLGIYARQRGHKIEIPGSKREVGRLRETVLPHMCHSEKVERLETFEAGKSQQSENIPYALFEAETGTDAKRIGRDKHRRNINLKRHETDCEEWEEYVFVPVEQVEQTETETTYDIETTTHNFVAEDCLVHNCDDFDVPYLLDRIDTLQNAHEYDLDSQRLSRVNEVWRSDWGGPSVKGRVVFDLLYAYKRTQFSELESYRLDAVGETELGVGKERYPGDIGDLWEDDPERLLEYNLRDVEICVELDRKQDIVSFWEEVASFVGCKLEDATTPGDAVDVYVLHKAHGRFALPSKGQQESEDYEGGAVFEPITGVKENVTVLDLKSLYPMSMATINASPETKVDPDEYESREAFERATYRAPNGTHFRKDKDGIIREIIDETLTEREEKKSLRNERDPGTAEYERFDRQQAAVKVIMNSLYGVLGWERFRLYDKAMGAAITATGREVIEYTDEVATELGYEVAYGDTDSVMLELGHDVSKDEAIEQSFDIEERINAAYDDFARDELNVDIDGGEDHRFQIEFEKLYRRFFQAGTKKRYAGHIVWKEGKDVDDIDITGFEYKRSDIAPITKEVQKRVIEMIVHGEDLDDVKDYVHEVIEDFEKEEADLEKMGIPGGIGQRLSDYDTATAHIRGAKYANAILGTNFTRGSKPKRLYLEKVEPEFFERKERENPDLLSDPMYREFKRNPGVICFEFTDQIPDEFKIDYEKMLEKTLQGPIERILKALNISWEEAKGEDQQAGLDQYM, via the coding sequence ATGAGCAATCCGGGGTCAGACGAGCGACAATCCGACCTCCATCGATTCACCGACGGAGGCGACGGCGGGCGCGATGTCGAGGCGGAAGCGCGGGCCGTCGCCGGGAGTGACACTCAGCGCGCCGATACCGTGGTCGACGCCGACGACTGGCTCCCCGAGCCAACCGGCGAAGTCGAGATGGCGGTGACGCAGGTCGACTACACCATCGAGGGTTCGGGCGACGACGAAGCGCCGGTGATGCATGTGTTCGGGCGCACGTCCGACAACGAACTCGAACACGTCCGCGCGTTCGGCTTCCGACCGTACTTCTACGCGCCGACCGACTCGCTCGACGCCCCGCCCGAGGAGGAGTTCGACCGCCTCACGGGAAGCGAGACCACCGACGAAAACGGCGACCCCTACGAGAGCATCCGCGGCGAGCGGCTGACCAAGATATTCGGTCAGACGCCCCGAGACGTGGGAAACGTCCGCGACCACTTCGACCACTACGAGGCCGACATCCTGTTCCCGAATAGGTTCCTCATCGACAAGGACATAAACAGCGGTATCCGGGTGCCCGAGCGCCGCGGCGAGGACGGCGACCTCTACGTCCCCCACGAGGAGGTCGTCGCCGCCGAGGTGGACGCCGACCCGCGCGTGAACTACTTCGACATCGAGGTCGACGACCGCTCGGGCTTCCCCGAGGATGGCGAGGAGCGAATCGTCTGTCTCACCAGCTTCGACTCCTACGACGACACGTACGTCGCGTGGCTCTACGACGCCCCGGACGGGGACGCGGCGGTTCCCGAGAACCTCTCGGACTACGACCCCATCGAGGACGCCGACATCGACGTGGAGGTGCGGACGTTCGACGACGAGCGCGCGATGCTGGAGGCGTTTCTGGACTACATCGACGAGACCGACCCGGATATCCTGACCGGCTGGAACTGCCTTCCGGCGGACAGCGAAATCCAGATGGCCGATGGGACGGAAAAAGAGATTCAAAACGTCGAAATCGGCGACGAGATCGTCGGTTCCGAGGACCAGAAAACGACGACTGCGAGAGTCACAAATAAATGGCGGAGCGAGAAGGAAGTTCTCGAATTCGGCTTGGCTGACGGGACGACGCTCAGATCATCCGAAGAGCACCGTATCATGGTCGGCGACGACGAGACCGTCGATTGGAAGGAGGGAGGTGAAATCGAACCGGGTGATTACGTACTTAAACCCCGAAAATTCCGGGTCGAAAGTACGACGGTTCCGACCATGGAGGAACTCGTCCCGGCAGAGAAACAGCGGTTCGACGACAAAGAGGCGATTAGCGAGCTCAAAGACGAACTCCCGTACGGGGCAGTTACCGAGCTTTCAAGTGAGTTCGATGTCTCGAAGGAAGTTCTCTATCACCCCGAGACATCCGTTTGGGACGTAGAGCGATATGTCCACGCTTCGAACCAGTACGATGTGCCGGTTCCCGACGGTGGCACCGTCTACAAGCGAACAGGAGCCGATTTAAATCGTGAACTGACCGAACGGGAATTGTATCTCGCGGGATTGGTACTGACTGACGGGACGATGTCGACGGAGTACGGAATCCGGTTCTACAACACGCGAACGGAACTGCACGAGCAATTCCCCGGTGAGAACGCACTTCAACCGGATGGAAAGGGATGCTACAAGCAGAACGTGCTCGACTATGCGACGATGTACGCGTTCCACGGACTCGGGATTCCATTCGGCAACAAGAACGACGGCGAGGTCGACTTCTCGACAGTTTATCAGCTTCCCGAGAAGTATATCGCGCAGTTCCTCGCGGGTGTGATCGACGGTGACGGTTGCATCTCTCACAACATTACAGTAGCGGCTGAAAACCGGAGTATCGGTCGTTGGTACGCGAAGCTGTTCCGACGACTCGGAATCTATGCGAGACAACGCGGACACAAGATCGAAATCCCCGGGTCGAAGCGAGAGGTAGGGCGTCTTCGCGAGACGGTTCTCCCCCATATGTGCCACTCGGAGAAAGTCGAACGGCTCGAAACGTTCGAAGCCGGAAAGAGCCAGCAGTCGGAGAACATTCCGTACGCCCTCTTCGAAGCGGAGACTGGAACCGACGCCAAGCGTATCGGTCGGGACAAGCACCGACGGAATATCAACCTGAAGCGCCACGAGACAGACTGCGAAGAATGGGAGGAGTACGTCTTCGTTCCGGTCGAGCAGGTCGAGCAAACTGAGACCGAGACGACGTACGACATCGAAACGACGACGCACAATTTCGTCGCCGAAGACTGCCTCGTCCACAACTGCGACGACTTCGACGTTCCGTACTTGCTCGACCGTATCGATACCCTCCAAAACGCACACGAGTACGACCTCGACTCCCAGCGCCTCTCGCGCGTCAACGAGGTGTGGCGCTCGGACTGGGGCGGCCCGTCGGTCAAGGGCCGGGTCGTGTTCGACCTGCTGTACGCCTACAAGCGCACCCAGTTCAGCGAACTCGAATCCTACCGGCTCGACGCGGTCGGCGAGACCGAACTCGGGGTCGGCAAGGAGCGCTACCCCGGCGACATCGGCGATCTCTGGGAGGACGACCCCGAGCGCCTGCTGGAGTACAACCTCCGGGACGTCGAGATATGCGTCGAACTCGACCGCAAGCAGGACATCGTCTCCTTCTGGGAGGAGGTCGCCTCCTTCGTCGGCTGTAAGCTGGAGGACGCGACCACGCCCGGCGACGCGGTCGACGTCTACGTCCTCCACAAGGCCCACGGCCGGTTCGCGCTCCCCTCGAAGGGCCAGCAGGAGAGCGAGGACTACGAGGGCGGCGCGGTGTTCGAGCCCATCACGGGCGTCAAGGAGAACGTCACCGTGCTCGACCTGAAGAGCCTCTACCCCATGTCGATGGCGACCATCAACGCCTCGCCCGAGACGAAGGTCGACCCAGACGAGTACGAGAGCCGGGAGGCATTCGAGCGCGCGACGTACCGCGCGCCGAACGGCACCCACTTCCGCAAGGACAAGGACGGCATCATCCGGGAGATCATCGACGAGACGCTCACCGAGCGCGAGGAGAAGAAGTCCCTCCGGAACGAGCGCGACCCCGGCACCGCGGAGTACGAGCGCTTCGACCGCCAGCAGGCCGCGGTGAAGGTCATCATGAACTCGCTGTACGGCGTGCTGGGCTGGGAACGGTTCCGCCTCTACGACAAGGCGATGGGTGCCGCCATCACCGCGACCGGCAGAGAGGTCATCGAGTACACCGACGAGGTGGCGACCGAGTTGGGCTACGAGGTGGCCTACGGGGACACCGACAGCGTAATGTTGGAACTCGGACATGATGTCTCCAAGGACGAGGCCATCGAGCAGTCGTTCGACATCGAGGAGCGCATCAACGCGGCCTACGACGACTTCGCACGCGACGAACTCAACGTCGATATCGACGGCGGCGAGGACCACCGCTTCCAGATCGAGTTCGAGAAGCTCTACCGACGCTTCTTCCAGGCTGGCACCAAGAAGCGCTACGCGGGCCACATCGTCTGGAAGGAGGGCAAAGACGTAGACGACATCGACATCACCGGCTTCGAGTACAAGCGCTCGGACATCGCGCCCATCACCAAGGAGGTCCAGAAGCGCGTCATCGAGATGATCGTCCACGGCGAGGACTTAGACGACGTGAAAGACTACGTCCACGAGGTCATCGAGGACTTCGAAAAAGAAGAAGCCGATTTAGAAAAGATGGGGATCCCAGGTGGCATCGGTCAGCGCCTTAGCGACTACGACACTGCGACAGCCCACATCCGCGGTGCTAAGTACGCAAATGCCATCCTTGGTACGAACTTTACACGAGGGAGCAAGCCGAAGCGGTTGTATCTTGAAAAAGTGGAACCCGAGTTCTTTGAGAGGAAGGAGCGAGAGAATCCTGATCTGCTTAGTGATCCGATGTATCGGGAGTTCAAACGTAATCCTGGCGTGATCTGCTTCGAATTCACTGACCAGATACCCGATGAGTTTAAAATTGATTACGAGAAAATGCTCGAAAAGACCCTCCAAGGGCCAATCGAGCGCATCTTAAAAGCACTCAATATCTCATGGGAGGAGGCAAAGGGTGAAGACCAACAGGCTGGTCTTGACCAGTATATGTGA
- a CDS encoding ABC transporter ATP-binding protein, whose amino-acid sequence MATLQLKNLHAEVVEADEKILNGVDLEVESGEIHALMGPNGSGKSTTAKVIAGHPAYEVTEGEVLIHLDDDEFGDEVEIPDDKRTWNLLELEPNERAALGVFLGFQYPAEIEGVTMVNFLRQALNAKLGEREELFEDDDEEEEEEEEAGYDTSPMEGPADEGEVGVAEFQQILSEKMEQLDMDEKFAQRYLNAGFSGGEKKQNEVLQAAILEPSIAVLDEIDSGLDIDRLQDVSNGINALRDEQGTGILQITHYQRILDYVEPDHVHVMLDGEIAKSGGAELAEKLEDKGYDWVREEVYEAA is encoded by the coding sequence ATGGCAACGCTACAACTCAAAAATCTACACGCTGAGGTCGTCGAAGCCGACGAGAAGATCCTCAACGGCGTCGACCTCGAGGTCGAGTCCGGTGAGATTCACGCCCTGATGGGCCCCAACGGGAGCGGGAAGTCCACCACGGCGAAGGTCATCGCGGGCCACCCCGCTTACGAGGTAACCGAGGGCGAGGTCCTCATCCACCTCGACGACGACGAGTTCGGCGACGAAGTCGAGATTCCCGACGACAAGCGCACCTGGAACCTCCTCGAACTGGAGCCGAACGAGCGCGCGGCGCTCGGCGTCTTCCTCGGCTTCCAGTACCCCGCCGAGATCGAGGGCGTCACGATGGTGAACTTCCTGCGACAGGCCCTCAACGCCAAGCTCGGCGAGCGCGAGGAGCTCTTCGAGGACGACGACGAGGAGGAAGAAGAGGAGGAAGAAGCGGGCTACGACACCAGCCCGATGGAAGGCCCCGCCGACGAGGGCGAGGTCGGCGTCGCCGAGTTCCAGCAGATCCTCTCCGAGAAGATGGAACAGCTCGACATGGACGAGAAGTTCGCCCAGCGCTACCTCAACGCTGGCTTCTCCGGCGGCGAGAAGAAGCAGAACGAGGTGCTGCAGGCCGCCATCCTCGAACCCTCCATCGCGGTGCTCGACGAGATCGACTCCGGGCTGGACATCGACCGCCTGCAGGACGTGTCGAACGGCATCAACGCCCTGCGCGACGAGCAGGGCACCGGCATCCTCCAGATCACCCACTACCAGCGCATCCTCGACTACGTGGAGCCCGACCACGTCCACGTCATGCTCGACGGCGAGATCGCCAAGAGCGGCGGCGCGGAGCTCGCCGAGAAGCTCGAGGACAAGGGGTACGACTGGGTCCGCGAGGAAGTCTACGAGGCCGCATAA
- the sufB gene encoding Fe-S cluster assembly protein SufB, whose protein sequence is MSSEQDQLQETNTEERFAFKKEERSAVRSEKGLTEEVVRLISEDKGEPEWMLDRRLRALEHYQNMPMPTDWPGQPDLSELDVGEIVPYIRPDVDKRAGADSWDDLPEDIQDTFEKLGIPEAERKALSGVGAQYESEVVYQNMQEQWEQKGVVFMNMDEAVQEHPDLVKEHFMTSCVPPSDNKFAALHGAVWSGGSFVYVPEDVTVEMPVQAYFRMNSEGMGQFEHTLIIAEPGSEVHYIEGCSAPKYGTHNLHSGGVEVFVKEDAHVQYSTVQNWSKNTFNLNTKRALVEAGGRMEWVSGSMGSKATMLYPCSILKGRGASANHISIAFAGEGQDIDTGAKVYHNAPRTKSTIESKSISKDGGRTNYRGLVHISDGAEHSSTSVECDALMFDNESTSDTMPYMEIDENKVDVAHEATVGKIGDEDVFYLQSRGLDDDDAKQMIVSGFIEPLTEELPIEYAVEMNRLIELEMEGSLG, encoded by the coding sequence ATGAGCTCAGAACAAGACCAACTACAAGAGACAAACACGGAGGAGCGCTTCGCGTTCAAGAAAGAAGAGCGCTCGGCGGTCAGGTCCGAGAAGGGGCTGACCGAGGAGGTCGTCCGACTCATCAGCGAGGACAAGGGCGAGCCCGAGTGGATGCTCGACCGGCGTCTGCGCGCGCTCGAACACTACCAGAACATGCCGATGCCGACCGACTGGCCGGGCCAACCCGACCTCTCGGAACTCGACGTCGGGGAGATCGTCCCGTACATCCGGCCCGACGTCGACAAGCGCGCGGGCGCAGACAGCTGGGACGACCTGCCCGAGGACATCCAGGACACCTTCGAGAAACTGGGGATTCCGGAGGCCGAGCGCAAGGCGCTGTCGGGCGTCGGCGCGCAGTACGAGTCGGAGGTCGTCTACCAGAACATGCAGGAGCAGTGGGAACAGAAGGGCGTCGTGTTCATGAACATGGACGAGGCCGTCCAAGAGCATCCCGACCTCGTCAAAGAGCACTTCATGACCTCCTGCGTGCCCCCGTCGGACAACAAGTTCGCCGCACTTCACGGCGCAGTGTGGAGTGGCGGCTCGTTCGTCTACGTCCCCGAGGACGTGACGGTCGAGATGCCCGTGCAGGCGTACTTCCGGATGAACTCCGAGGGGATGGGCCAGTTCGAGCACACCCTCATCATCGCCGAACCCGGGAGCGAAGTCCACTACATCGAGGGGTGTAGCGCGCCCAAATACGGCACGCACAACCTCCACAGCGGTGGCGTCGAGGTGTTCGTCAAGGAGGACGCCCACGTCCAGTACTCGACGGTGCAGAACTGGTCGAAGAACACGTTCAACCTCAACACCAAGCGCGCGCTGGTCGAGGCTGGCGGGCGCATGGAGTGGGTCTCGGGCTCGATGGGCTCGAAAGCCACCATGCTGTACCCCTGCAGTATTCTGAAGGGCCGGGGCGCGAGCGCCAACCACATCTCCATCGCGTTCGCGGGCGAGGGTCAGGACATCGACACCGGCGCCAAGGTCTACCACAACGCCCCCCGCACGAAGTCCACCATCGAGTCGAAGTCGATTTCGAAGGACGGCGGGCGCACGAACTACCGCGGGCTCGTCCACATCAGCGATGGCGCAGAGCATTCGAGTACGAGCGTCGAGTGTGACGCGCTGATGTTCGACAACGAGAGCACGTCGGACACGATGCCGTACATGGAGATCGACGAGAACAAGGTCGACGTCGCCCACGAGGCGACGGTCGGCAAGATTGGCGACGAGGACGTCTTCTACCTCCAGTCGCGGGGACTGGACGACGACGACGCCAAGCAGATGATCGTTTCCGGGTTCATCGAACCGCTGACCGAGGAACTGCCAATCGAGTACGCCGTCGAGATGAACCGACTCATCGAACTCGAAATGGAGGGGAGCCTCGGATGA
- the sufD gene encoding Fe-S cluster assembly protein SufD: protein MTATQVHETISEETVREISEDLGEPEWLLETRLDALAALEELEMPDVIRTPGRDWTNLDALDYEGFVDPLNAAEEKDQVGPDEVEVLPFAEAVAEREDLLAEHFGSVIDPEENYLTALSTALFSTGTVVYVPKNVDAEDVTIRTTQNSRSLFNYTLVVTEQSSSVTILERQDTGDPVDGERYYSGLVEVAAGENSHVQYGSLQDLDDETYNYTLKRGVTDDYATVNWVEGNVGSRLTKSSVETELDGEGSETKTVGAFFGHEDQHFDIAARVWHNAAHTTADLVTRGVLDDSARSVYEGVQDVGTEAWDTNSYQRENTLMLSDESEADASPKLIINNHDTEASHSATVGQVDEEDLFYMTSRGVDDESARNMLVEGFFVPVLEEIEVEELREDLEAKVRERLR, encoded by the coding sequence ATGACCGCGACGCAGGTCCACGAGACCATCTCCGAGGAGACGGTCCGCGAGATTTCGGAGGACCTCGGGGAACCCGAGTGGCTCCTCGAAACGCGACTCGACGCGCTCGCGGCGCTCGAAGAACTGGAGATGCCCGACGTGATTCGGACGCCGGGACGCGACTGGACCAACCTCGACGCGCTCGACTACGAGGGCTTCGTCGACCCGCTGAACGCCGCCGAGGAGAAGGACCAGGTCGGCCCCGACGAGGTCGAGGTCCTGCCGTTCGCCGAGGCCGTCGCCGAGCGCGAGGACCTCCTGGCCGAGCACTTCGGGTCGGTAATCGACCCCGAGGAGAACTACCTCACCGCGCTCTCGACCGCGCTGTTCAGCACCGGCACGGTGGTCTACGTCCCGAAGAACGTCGACGCCGAGGACGTGACCATCCGGACGACGCAGAACTCCCGGTCGCTGTTCAACTACACGCTGGTCGTCACCGAGCAGTCCTCGTCGGTCACCATCCTCGAACGGCAGGACACCGGTGACCCGGTCGATGGCGAGCGCTACTACAGCGGCCTCGTCGAAGTCGCCGCGGGCGAGAACAGCCACGTCCAGTACGGCTCCCTGCAGGACCTCGACGACGAGACCTACAACTACACCCTCAAGCGGGGCGTCACCGACGACTACGCGACGGTCAACTGGGTCGAGGGGAACGTCGGTTCGCGCCTGACGAAGTCCTCGGTCGAGACCGAACTCGACGGCGAGGGCTCGGAGACCAAGACGGTCGGGGCGTTCTTCGGCCACGAGGACCAGCACTTCGACATCGCGGCGCGGGTGTGGCACAACGCCGCCCATACGACCGCCGACCTCGTGACCCGCGGCGTCCTCGACGACTCGGCGCGCTCGGTGTACGAGGGCGTCCAAGACGTCGGCACCGAGGCGTGGGACACCAACTCCTACCAGCGCGAGAACACGCTGATGCTCTCCGACGAGAGCGAGGCCGACGCCTCCCCGAAGCTCATCATCAACAACCACGACACCGAGGCGAGCCACTCGGCCACCGTCGGGCAGGTCGACGAGGAGGACCTCTTCTACATGACCTCCCGCGGGGTCGACGACGAGTCGGCGCGGAACATGCTGGTCGAGGGCTTCTTCGTCCCGGTCCTCGAGGAGATCGAGGTCGAGGAGCTCCGCGAGGACCTCGAAGCCAAGGTCCGCGAGCGGCTTCGGTAA
- a CDS encoding ferritin-like domain-containing protein, with product MSVGHRVSTDNQLVRLLQIAVVLEEVVEVRAARHYETLSPEEREADIEDLLSEAREESADHRERLEALIDRLDAEAVPLEEVEQLVEAQYAQTAPEDFDGVLYDQLHGEETAYKFYDDLIEAIEASDATFGLDREELLATLREIREEEAEGVEEVTAVMEDRE from the coding sequence GTGAGCGTCGGCCACCGCGTCTCGACCGACAACCAGCTCGTTCGCCTGCTCCAGATCGCCGTCGTGCTGGAGGAGGTCGTCGAGGTGCGGGCGGCGCGCCACTACGAGACGCTGTCGCCCGAGGAGCGAGAGGCCGACATCGAGGACCTCCTCTCGGAGGCCCGCGAGGAGTCGGCCGACCACCGCGAGCGCCTCGAAGCCCTCATCGACCGACTCGACGCCGAGGCGGTCCCGCTCGAAGAGGTCGAGCAACTGGTCGAGGCCCAGTACGCCCAGACCGCCCCGGAGGACTTCGACGGCGTCCTCTACGACCAGTTACACGGCGAGGAGACGGCGTACAAATTCTACGACGACCTCATCGAAGCCATCGAAGCCAGCGACGCGACCTTCGGTCTCGACCGCGAGGAACTGCTCGCGACGTTGCGGGAGATACGCGAGGAGGAGGCCGAGGGCGTCGAGGAAGTGACCGCGGTCATGGAGGACAGAGAATGA
- a CDS encoding metal-dependent transcriptional regulator translates to MNTADQYLKAIYLVQKMENGPASTGALAERLDVSPASVNEMIGKLQERGLADHEKYKGVSLTDEGIEQAREALQTYCIIERFLKNVLEVEEFPAEAKALESVIDETVAERLDTIIDREPHCPDCFDAEADMCAELMREGEAD, encoded by the coding sequence ATGAACACCGCAGATCAGTACCTGAAGGCGATATATCTCGTCCAGAAGATGGAGAACGGTCCGGCCTCGACCGGAGCGCTGGCCGAGCGCCTCGACGTGAGCCCCGCCAGCGTCAACGAGATGATCGGCAAGCTCCAAGAGCGCGGTCTCGCCGACCACGAGAAGTACAAGGGCGTCAGCCTCACCGACGAGGGCATCGAACAGGCCCGCGAGGCGCTCCAGACCTACTGCATCATCGAGCGCTTCCTGAAGAACGTCCTCGAAGTCGAGGAGTTCCCGGCCGAGGCGAAGGCCCTCGAAAGCGTCATCGACGAGACGGTCGCCGAGCGACTCGACACCATCATCGACCGCGAACCCCACTGTCCCGACTGCTTCGACGCCGAGGCCGACATGTGCGCGGAGCTGATGCGAGAAGGCGAGGCCGACTGA
- a CDS encoding alanyl-tRNA editing protein, whose protein sequence is MSEQRYLPDADGVTEFEATVEDATDEYVVLDGTYFYPEGGGQPADRGALEWDGGRAEVRDVRKNHGDVRHYVEGIEGERPEAGDRVEGRIDAERREAHRRMHTAQHVVSRVVLDEYGGETAGNQIRADRSRIDFEPVDFSAEDVERIEHLSNEAIARDPSVTKAERPRAEVEEEVDEGRSLLDLIPDHVDPLRVVEIEDFDYCPCGGTHVDSLAEIGRIRITNRESKGADTERMEFVLEDS, encoded by the coding sequence ATGAGCGAACAGCGCTACCTCCCCGACGCCGACGGCGTGACGGAGTTCGAGGCCACGGTCGAAGACGCGACCGACGAGTACGTCGTCCTCGATGGCACCTACTTCTACCCAGAGGGCGGCGGCCAGCCCGCCGACCGGGGCGCGCTGGAGTGGGACGGCGGCCGCGCCGAGGTCCGAGACGTCAGGAAGAACCACGGCGACGTTCGCCACTACGTCGAGGGAATCGAGGGCGAGCGCCCCGAGGCGGGCGACCGCGTCGAGGGGCGGATCGACGCCGAGCGCCGCGAGGCCCACCGCCGGATGCACACCGCCCAGCACGTCGTCTCGCGGGTCGTCCTCGACGAGTACGGCGGCGAGACCGCCGGGAACCAGATTCGGGCCGACCGGTCGCGCATCGACTTCGAGCCGGTGGACTTCTCGGCGGAGGACGTAGAACGCATCGAGCACCTGTCGAACGAGGCGATAGCGCGGGACCCCTCGGTCACGAAGGCCGAGCGCCCGCGCGCGGAGGTCGAGGAAGAGGTCGACGAGGGGCGTTCGCTCCTCGACCTCATCCCCGACCACGTCGACCCGCTCCGGGTGGTCGAGATCGAGGACTTCGACTACTGCCCGTGCGGGGGCACCCACGTCGACAGCCTCGCCGAGATCGGTCGGATTCGAATCACGAACCGCGAGTCGAAGGGAGCCGACACCGAGCGCATGGAGTTCGTACTGGAGGACTCGTGA
- a CDS encoding HD domain-containing protein yields MGVEIKESPVAESEFEEMKEFVYEYLSASVENEDGGGRMRWYPWHSAEYRFNHILNVVDLAETIAESEGADVDVARVAALFHDIAKLDADQDVHAEEGARIARKYLETHGDFPDSFVEEVCKAVENHSYQGEVTDLPLETQCLIEADLLDKVGANGTALMLLRMGYEARTHMDAAEMVDRVMERGKDAADRVRSDTAEGIAHERLKRVKWFREWLEAEVPEMDREHSGSPRGHERRP; encoded by the coding sequence GTGGGCGTTGAAATCAAGGAGTCGCCCGTCGCGGAGTCCGAGTTCGAGGAGATGAAGGAGTTCGTCTACGAGTACCTCTCGGCCAGCGTCGAGAACGAGGACGGCGGCGGCCGGATGCGGTGGTACCCGTGGCACTCCGCGGAGTACCGGTTCAACCACATCCTCAACGTGGTCGACCTCGCCGAGACCATCGCGGAGTCAGAGGGCGCGGACGTGGACGTGGCCCGCGTGGCCGCGCTGTTCCACGACATCGCCAAGCTCGACGCCGACCAGGACGTTCACGCCGAGGAGGGCGCGCGCATCGCGCGCAAGTACCTCGAGACCCACGGCGACTTCCCCGACTCGTTCGTCGAGGAGGTGTGCAAGGCGGTCGAGAACCACTCGTATCAGGGCGAGGTGACCGACCTCCCGCTCGAAACCCAGTGTCTCATCGAGGCCGACCTGCTCGACAAGGTCGGCGCGAACGGGACCGCGCTGATGCTCCTGCGGATGGGCTACGAGGCCCGCACCCACATGGACGCCGCCGAGATGGTCGACCGCGTGATGGAGCGGGGCAAGGACGCCGCCGACCGCGTCCGCAGCGACACCGCCGAGGGCATCGCCCACGAGCGACTCAAGCGCGTCAAGTGGTTCCGCGAGTGGCTCGAAGCCGAGGTGCCCGAGATGGACCGCGAGCACTCCGGGTCGCCGCGGGGTCACGAGCGGCGGCCCTAG